The Topomyia yanbarensis strain Yona2022 chromosome 3, ASM3024719v1, whole genome shotgun sequence nucleotide sequence AAACATCAAACGACATCATATACACGTCGTTTTTATGTTACAAATAAGGACACAAAATCTGAcaagtggaacacgaaacattcaaagcCAACTTCCCTAAGCACTTCCATTGTTTCCTTTAGGAAAAAATAAAGGTGGTATTCTAACAGCCGCCAatgccaaaagacaagagttcggtTCTCTATGCATGTCAGCGACGCAAagcttctgtgcttggctaatCGAGACATCGCTCGGTACCACCCAGTGGCTTTAGGAATTCACACATGTTATGTGAACTGCCTGGATTTAATGCCTAACTGTGCCTGTGTTTAATGTGCCAATTTGaagttagtttggatatatcgtctaactggcagcaagttgatGTCAATTACTGATGAGTGGAAcaagaaacattcaaatccaacttatCTAAAGTAGGTTTTGTACCCGTAAGCGCAAAATGGTACATCCAATTTTGACcttgagaaaaaaataaaggtGGCATAATAGAAAAACGTTTTTGTATCATTAATCTTCTGATTTTTTAACAATATCACAACTTTTATTTCAGTGTATTTATATTTCGCGAAGAAGGCTTCATTCTCTGCAACTCACACTCGTAGAGTTTGCTGTACAAAATACGGTTCTCGACCAATCTTACTTTGAAAACAGTGCATGCAAAACCTTCAAGCgtccttttcaaaaattaatcttGAAACAAAATAATCTGCTTGCCTGTTTAAATGCTTAATCTTCCATACTGGTGAAACGTAAACAGTTTCATCTGAACAGAAGGTCACGATTATAAATTTTTTTGGATGAATTTTGGTGGATTTGCGCTTCAGTATAGAATACTTTAATTTCAGACGGAGATCATTAAATTAATTTGGGGTTTCTTCACAACGGTGTTTTGCTCATTTCATTAGTGTCTATTTGGAAACAACATCAAATGGGTGTACTTCAAACGATCGAATATTCAAGGAGGAACCAACGCGTTTTcgattgtttttaatttttaattaaagACACCCTGACATGTCAGCGAACAGATGTCCATCTTAAgttgtgaataaatatttcaaaatggtcaATATAGTTATACTAGCGCTACAAATGTTTATACAATTATTTTTCGGTAGAACTTAGAAGTTTGCTCTCTATAGTAGCGTAAAGCATAgtgaaaaacaataaaaacaacaatTAGACAGTAAAGGAAGCATAAACGCAAAATCGTTAAACctattttcatttttaataCCTATCATTTGAATTGAGATGTGTGACACTCTCTACCAACATGTGTTCCACCCGCTGCGAAGTAACTCGAAGGCAGTGAagttaaataaaaattgaaaggaaaaattcGTATCCTGTTTCATCTGGTAAGGAATGGGGTATTGATTTATTTAGAATGCTCGCTAGTGCAGAAatctttctttgatttcagtcaCTTCGATGCGTCGTGTCGATTGCCGATTAGCTGAATCGTGCTTTGGGAAGAGACCCTTAACGATTGTCTTCAGCTTACCTGGGCACATTGCAGCTAGCGTGTGTGTACGTGTCAAATATTCTAACTCATTTTTCTCATTATATTAAAATGAAAAGGCGTAACATCGCCAtaggctattgaattttatcttGATCAGAGCTcgggttccggagttacggattgaaaaAGTTCTCATATAAACCAAATTCGCATAGAAACCGTTATCACATTAGTATCTACAAGACAATAAAATATTGCTGGAAATTGCGACTCAAGCTCACTGACGCTcaattaaatgttctttgacaACTTTGGCCAACTACGATGAAAACGAAAGCCTCGAGAAATTTACAAAATCCCTAAATTAAATGCACACCTTTTTCTCCGTGATGGCTTAtaatagtttcaaatgaaaggtatagttCCCTATCAACTGCTGTCGAGTTTTATTTGAATCGGAGCACGGGCTCCGAAGTTATGAGTGCGATTATAGATGAAATTCCCAGTAGctatttgcctttctcatatagacagTATATGCCATCACTTTGAAAATTGACTttataaccgaggcccggagggccaagtctcaTAAAACACTCGACTCAGTACGTCGAGATCGGtaaatgtgtatgtgtgtgagttTGTAtttaccaaagagaatagggaaagagacgaatagtgtgaagccaaaaataccttattgagcagaccaatcgtgcaatgtaaataaacattactcatgccatgagataagtattgtaaatctatcaaaaaagaaatttgaattttcgtcagaatttagtgcaatcgtgattgtaaggtgcattctagagtctatgtatgagtaaaaacaagctttagaattatttcatctctttgtttcaaaatgcacatcgtttgataaacaaatccaacgatcgacaaaaggtttgttttcaaaatataataggagtcatttaaagtgctgcctttggaaacggttgccaaattctagtgttgaaatcatcgtaaagggagtgttgccgttttgactgattttcactctgcgtctctttcactattctctttggtatttactaatgtcactcatttcctcagagatggctgaactgatttgCACAACCATAgctttaaatgaaaaaaaaattagatggtCGGACACTaggatcactctaagaatgtataacaaatttgcatcaatttgaaaaaaatgcatttaatttccatttttgcatcagctttgcactgccccgcagaaaagtttgtttaacaaacgtcctacgctgatccactttattcgacgttttgttaaatgtagggctagtttttctgtagggttttgacgtcttacacgcaacgcaaacaacattgcgcgcaacgcaaaaacatagcacgcaacgcaaaatgcattatgaatttctattttgatggaaataaatgcatttaatttcgctgatttttaaaaatgcatcacaagtgatctgcccctaggtcggACATCTGGTTCGGGAGCCACGTGTTTAAAAGTACGATCACACTACAAgctcccatataaactgatcaTGATACACCATCATAAAGTACATATTAGAATGGATGTAACATTAGGTGGATGtgtgggtctggatcactaatgaccaataaAAGTAGCTTTAACAATGATGAACCTATGATGGACTTATGATGGCTCCTTGGAACTTGCCATTTCAAGCAGTGATTTTGCATTTCACAACACTTTTGACGCATTTTATGATGGAATAGAGTGTTTCACTATATTTAGTTGACATTGGAGTACACTTTGGTAGTAAATTTTTAACTTGGAAAAGTCGAATTTCTGTGTTTCGAATTCAACTCGTCAGTATCTATTGTTCTGGGTACTCACATAAATTGTGTAAATTGCTCGGATTTAGTATCTTAATGGTGCCAATTTGGTGCTAGTGTTGATTTGGCATCCTACTGGTCCCAAGctagtgtcagttactgacgagataagTTTTCCgactgaaataaaaataaacttcAACGGTAGATAAACACTTGCAACTTCATCAATGCAAAACAGGAATCCCATGGGAGGAATATTTGTTGATAGGAGTAAAGTTTGGTTACAGTGAGATTTATAGCTGAATAAGTTTCGTCCAAAATCGTGTATCGTCTGAATACAGATAGAATTCCCTTCATGCCGAAATTCAATATAGTTGTAGCTATACCCCGCCAGAGGTGAAAGTGGTCAGCAGAAATATATTCCTATTTCAGCTAGAATCTTCTAGTTGCGATTTCAGTAAGGACGATCTGATAATCGGATATTGAACTGGCTTGGAACTCGAttgaataatggttagattttaTCTGTCGGTTTTAGACAAGACTAAACTTACTAGAATAACAGGAAGATAATATGTTCCATTTGAAATTCCATTTCAATACTCAATGTTATTTCAAACGGACATCCGAATTGTCACACAGACATATTACTGAGAAATTAGgttattttattgttattttacaGACACTATTTTATTGTTATCTATTCCATAAACAATCATTCTCTTGAATCCGGAGACTAGAAATAATCTCGAAAAATCAAATTACATAATTTGTGTTACCTAGAAttattttgaaatatgttaaatcgaATCAGGGCGAATGAAGCCATAACTCTGGGTGGTATGGACCATTCCCAACTGTGTAAAGTTATTATCAATTAGAATGCTCCTAAAATCTCGTCGACAGTAGAATTCATAATCCATAACTTAATTATGCAATCATAACAAATAACGATTCAATATTTATTCTTCCAGCAACCCCAGCTCAAAAAAGACCTCCGCAGCGCCGAAGCGCAAGATTTTTACGAGCTACGTGACCGATGCCTCCGTTCCCGCACTCTTTTCGAAGATCCCGAGTTTCCATCCAACAGTTCATCGCTCAGTTTCAGTGGCGAGTATCGCTCCAACATCAAATGGCTGCGACCGTCCGAAATCAGCAAAGATGCGGTATTCTTCGAGAACAGCTACTCGAGGTTCGACATAAATCAGGGTGAGCTCGGTGATTGTTGGCTACTTGCTGCAGCCGCTAATTTGACGCAAGATCCGGTGCTGTTTACCCGAGTGGTTCCGGAGGACAACAGTTTTCGTGAGAACTATGCCGGTATATTTCATTTTCGGTTCTGGCGGTTCGGCCAGTGGTACGATGTGGTGATCGATGACCGGTTGCCGACGATAAACGGAAATCTGGTTTACATGCGATCAACGGAGAAACACGAGTTCTGGAGTGCGCTGCTGGAGAAAGCTTATGCAAAGATGTTCGGGTCTTACGAGGCTTTGCGCGGTGGATCCGCTAGTGAGGCAATGGAAGATTTTACCGGTGGTTTGACGGAAACCTTTGACATGAAGGATGCCCCAAAGGATTTATTTAGTATCATTGAGAAAGGTTTCACGAACCATGCTATGTTTGCTTGTAGTTTGGAACCGGATCCAAATAAGTTTGAGGCTGAGACACCGCAAGGATTGATCCGAGGCCACGCGTATTCTATAACGATGGCCAAGATGATGGATATTCAGACACCGAGAACTAAAGGAAAGATACCATTGTTGCGGTTGAGAAATCCCTGGGGGAATAATAATGAGTGGAATGGGGCATGGAGTGACAAGTCGCCAGAGTGGACGTTCATTCCGGATGAGACAAAACGAGAGATTGGGCTGATCTTTGAAGTGGATGGGGAGTTCTGGATCTCCTACCaagattttgtgaaatatttcgaTCGAGTCGAGATATGCAACCTTAGCCCAAATTGTCCGATCGTCCGACAGAGACCGGGGTACCCCTGGAAGCAATCGTCGTTCGAAGGAGAATGGGCCATCGGAAGCACTGCCGGGGGTTGTAGAAACTATCCAGACACATTTTGGCACAATCCGCAGTATGTTATACACTTGAAGGACCCCGATAAGGATGACAAAGAAGGGAAAGCAACTGCCATAATTGCACTGATGCAGAAAAATCGTCGATCCAAGCGGAATAAAGGAATAGACTGTCTGACTGTAGGTTTAATACTTTACCGAGTAACCGAAGCTGACCTCGTTAAGAAACCTCTACCGAAGGAGTTTTTCCTTCGGAATGCTTCCACGGCAAGGTCAACCTTCATCAATCTTCGTGAGATCACCTGCCGATTTCGGGTGGATCCCGGAATCTACGTAGTAATTCCGTCCACATTTGAACCGAACCTCGAAGGAGAGTTTCTAATTCGGGTGTTCTCCGAGTGTCCAAACTGCATGAGCGAGAACGAAGATTGCGTCGGTGTCTGTGATCTGGATCCTCGGGTAAGAATGATTATATTAACTTTCTTTGTGCTCCTAACTGCTCGATTAAATCCCATGCACCTGCCTGTGTTAGTAGTAGTTGCACATTATTCCCAATAGTCAAATAGCTCTCATTGAATGTGTTTCGTTTGCTGTATATGCTAATGGTTTAAGGTCGCGTCCGATGGTAACAACAACCAGCCAGTTTTACCAGTAAGTGCTTTTAATATTGCATTGTATGTTATATATTATGTGACAACAACGACCGACGGACTGAAGACCCTGGACCAAAACCTATCACTTGATTCTATGGCCATTCAACTAATCCACGAATCTTTCCTCGCAGATCGATCAAATACTGCCGGATCCAGTGAAACCAAATCCACAGCGTGAAGCAATGGAACGACTTTTCGTGGATGTGGCTGGGGTCGATGGCGAGGTAGACTGGATGGAACTTAAATTGGTGCTGGATCACTGCTTCCGTGATGACATAGCGGTCGCTGCCAAAGGAATCTCACGAAGCTACCGGGTAGTGCAAGCCGAGGCTAAAATCAGTAAAGCATCGGTGATCGCTGAAAGTGAACCGGTCTGTTGTGGTTTACTGGCGATTCTACAGGATTGGTATGTGAATATGGCCGGCGGAGATAATCGGCCGGAGCAGCGCACCTCCAACGATATTATAGTTTACAAAGAGAGTGCTCCATTGATGTCTGGTGAGAAATCTCGTATGTAGTATTTTTCAGATTTTGCAAGTGGTGGTGGATCTAGGCACTGGATCACGAGACGAAATATCTTTTTGACCATGGTCCATTTCTTCCGCAGAGGACTCTTCAAGCAACGGTTTCTCCAAGGATGCCTGCCGATCGATGGTTGCCATGCTCGATGAAGACCAATCCGGAAAGCTGGGCTTCCTCGAGTTCCAGAAACTGCTAACGGACATTGCTCGCTGGAAGGCGGTATTCAAGTTGTATGATAAAGAACGAACTGGACATTTGAATCCGTTTGAATTGAGGGCGGCTCTGCAGTCCGCTGGTTATTATCTGAACAACAAAATTCTGAACAGTCTGATGCACCGGTACGGTTCGAAGGAAGGGGAGATTTGGTTCGATGATTTTGTCACCTGTGCGGTGAAGATTAAAACCATGATCGGTAAGAAACGAGTTGTTATTTTGTGTtatacattttaatttttttactattGTAGATATCTTCCGGATGAAAGCCGGCGACGGAACAAACGTTGCATCATTCAATATGGATGAATGGATCCATAAAACAATTTATTcttaaaaatcagtttttacTTAATGAAAATGTCATGAAACGACATTCGTTAGTGTTTGATATAGGATAGTCTCGAGTTTTAAACGAGAAGTTTGTATACACTGAATTGACTATTTATTGTGAAAAACCTTCCCTCTATTTTTACTACTTCATAAATTTAAGAAATCTAGAACTTTGTATGGAACCTTTAATTATCCGAAACTCTTAATGAAGGCTAAATCAGAATGTACCATGTTTGACGCAGCGTCAGGTCCATTTTTAAGGGCTTGAAGTTATCAGGACAATATTGCTCGTGAATGGCTATGGCTAAGAAGCGAGATTCTATTCCCGACAACTTTAAAACTTTCCAAATTTCACGCAGGcagatttgttgaaaatatgtattGAACGGGACGTGTCAATCGTCATAGGTGATATGAACGCTCATGTAGGATGTGAGGCAATGTTTAGACCGGTAATCGGGTCAAACAGCTTGCACACCGTatcgaatgacaacggccaacgatgcgtgaacttcgtagcctcccgtggcatggtagtccgaagtaccttcttccctcgcagccacctggagatcacctgaccaacgcaccgaaaaccaaaccgaccacgttctaatcaaCGGGCGATTCTTCTCTGATATCACCAACGTTCATACCTACCGCAGCGCGAATATAGACTCGGACCATTACCTAGTTGCAGTATGCATGCGCTCAAAACTCTCGACGGCGTGCAACACTCGTGGTAGTCGGACGCCAAGGCCCAACATCGCACAACTTCGGGACGCCGGGATTGCCCAAGACGACGCAAAGCGGCTGGAAGCAGCACTACCCACGGAAGAATAGCTGGGCGCAGCTACTCTTAAAGATGGCTAGAGGGAGATCCGTTCCGTCATAGGAAGTACTGCTATAACAGCACTAggtacagcgattccgaatcgaggaaacgactggttcgatgacgTATGTAATCAGTTAATAGAGGAGAAGAATACAGCACGGGCGaggatgctgcagcacggaacCTGACAGAATGTGGACCGATTCAAAtaagcacggaacaggcaaacctctgccctccggagaaagaagcgccaacaggaggaacgagatcgcatggaacaactgtaccgcgtaaacgacacacggaagttctacgagaagctgaacagttcgcgcaaaagctacgttccgcaagccgatatgtgcattagagtgggacatggttatatgaaaaaaatagaatttggctccgagtaactttttgggtctcatttagctcccagaacaactctgcaaatttttagctcgatgggtgatactatatttttgcgcccacggtttaaagtttacatgggatttcgtatgggaaaattgtcttttgcaaattaattcttccaagagtcgcccgttatctcctaaaaataaacagatgtctgatttttataggaaatttgtcaagaaaacaaagtttagaagactgcaaaacgatctgatgcttgtggaaaaagttattaagcaaaaaccgattgatgccctgacgattgatgaaaatttcacttttcatagcatcactgcttctgacggttttattatatacaattttttttaactttctcttattatgtacaaaagaagcctcaatttatccctcaaaaccttgcgaagttgCCAAATAGtacagataaacgatttagatacgttaagagaggattaaaacaaaattgcgtataattggacaaccaacagcagtgatgctagaaaaaatgaatattttatcaatcgtcagaggatcaatcggtttctgcttaataacttttttctcaatcatcagatcgtttcgtggttttcgagactttttttctttgttaaatttcctatacaagccacataacaatttatttttaagaagtaatgggtgactcctggaggaattattttgttaaagttaactttcccatacaaaatcccatgtaaactttaaacagtgggcgcaaaaatatagtttcaccgatcgaactaaaaatttgcacagttgctctaggacccaaatggtacctaaaaagttgctcggagctggaatctattttttgtcccaccctaatgtgcATGGACTAAGACAGCAACCTTCTCACaaacgagtgtgaggtgattgagaggtgAAAGCAATACTATGACGAGTacctcaacggtgaagcagcagaggacgaagacggtatggcaacggatcttggagcacgcgcagaagacgGCTGCCGACCCCTGttctccaagaagtcaaggaggagatcggtcgactgaaaaacaacaaagcttcCGGTATAGATCAACTAGCCAGCGAGCTATTGAAACACGGTGTTGAAACACTGCCTAGAGCTGTATTGGGTATACGCCAAAATTTTggaggaggagattcttccAGAGGAGTGGATAGAGGGTGTCGTTTGCCAAATCTACAAAAAGaatgacaagttggattgctgcaactaccgcgcgatcacactacttagcgccacctacaaggtcctctcccaaattctttgccgccgattgtcaccatttgcaagggagttcgtggggcactaccaagtGGGATTCATGGGTTTCCGCACCACCacggaatcaggaatcagtagcgtctggctcaaatggcacggtCCCCACGTGATATGCGTTGCTCAAGTATCAGgaacactctcgagtccctttgaatctcgaaggcacaaatccccgactatgtacggggaacgtgccatttgagccaatatattctgaacgGCAACGTGATGGTCcatcgtgcctgctgttcaacgttgcgtggtgtaataaggagagcggggatagacacgagtagcacgatcttcaggaaacCCGTTCAGGTTCTTGGCTTCGcagacgacattgacataatgccACCGAACTTTGGgtcgatgtcggaaacgtacatcaaactgaaagctgaagccagcaggattggacttaccatcaacgtttcgaaaacaaaataaatgcgAAGAAAATGTTCTAGAGatgacaatgtgaacctcccatcccgagttcggattgacggtgacgaaatcgagatggtcgacgaattcgtgtatttgggctcactggtaaccgccgacaatgataccagcagagaaattcagagacggatctgcAAGGGCAAAGGacactccggtcgaacaaaattcgcagccgtacgaagttgattatctacaggCCGCTAGTTAGACCgatggtcctctacggccacgaaacctggactatgctcgtggaggaccaacgcgcccttggagttttcgaacgaaaggtgttgcgtaccatctatggtggcgtgcagatggaagacagatcgtggcgcaggcgaatgaaccatgagttgcatcagctgctggaagaaccatccatcgcgcataccgcaaaaatagaacacgtcgtaagaataccggacgacgacccggtgaagatggttcttgacggggtgcacagcgagcacggtggatcgaccaaatagaggaggacgacctgcggacccttcgaagactgcgaggctggcgacaagcagcaatggtccgagtggagtggagacggcttctgcatacagcaagaaacaacaaggctctagccttaAGGTAAGGTAAGTAAGAAGTAGGATACACTTGGATTGTAAATTCATAAtttcaagatagataattatgttccctacctaccatcaaaaattcaagttggacaccttcaaagaaaaaaaattctttgaaaaaaacttttccttgtccaaactgaattttttgttCAGTGTATTTCTATAGAAAACTaatccaatgaaagtcataatcatctcagaatctaaTTTCCCAACTACTAGTGTCCTGATACaagcaaaaagtatcagtaacgaatttggtgtatattcataacaaacttgaatgaagactggaagaccggatgactgtaagactggaagattggaagactggaagactggaagattggaagactggaagactggaggtCTGGAAGACTGGAATACTGGAAAACCGGAAGACTGAAGACTGGAGGACTGAaatactggaagactggaagaatagaagactggaagactacaGGGCAGTTGGTGTAAGTAGCGCTTTGCCCACTACTTGGGTTCCTAGGTGCCTCTaaaagaatttcggattttcgtatgcAAACAAAAGGGTAAACtaacaaatataaatttaaCTTTACCGTTTATTTTCCTATATTGCACTCTCCTCCGCTATCCGTAgaactgctgctgctactggctGGTTCCctccggccgggacaacaacggccatGTACTCGTTTTGGTTCCGTTGGCTGCTCTCGCAGCGGTCCTTatcttttagctagggaggtgagctttgctcatttgttggaacctccctagcgacggtggtgatgAATTACCGGATTCTTTACTCCCCGCAAAGAAGACACCgccaccgcagtgttcttcccagggaaGGTCGTTGCCCTATCTGCTTTCCTCTCCTTGGTTTTTAGCTGTAGAGGAGAGCAATgttcgttcggcttatcctctaCAGCGAGAGGGGCGGGCGCTTAGGATCTTTAGCGAAAATTCCTTTACAATTAGCTTCCTCCGACGGCGATTCTGCACCACTGAAACTTTTGaccgaaccacgggccgacaCTTTCGACGGAACTCTTCCGTCACACACGCGCACTTCACTCACAAGCTATTGTGGCGGTAAACTTTTCCGAAAATAATCGACGTCTGTCTTCCACCGTGATTCGTCACTTTCTGTAGTGCTTTGGTGTCTGGTCGCCGCAGCAGCGTACCTTAAGAAACGACCAGCAGTGGAAAGTGGATCGGAGaaaaataaacacggtaaaaattAGCTTATTTGTTTTTccctttttgtttgttttgatacgaaaatccgaaatttcggtagaagcacctaggccgccctgacaaAAAGGGTCTGCCGGGCAaaccagaacccgagtagtgggaaAACCCCAACTTacattgttcatttaaaaaatgataaattttatgaaacaattgacaaaattttcaaaaattacgcaatataaaaataagaaaaacttcgcaagtttgtgtagattccagtcaaagtatgagtttagcgcagaatggcattttttttgcaacatcccatggaaaaggaacctgtgatgctattggtcgcactctcaagcgaatggcaaaaagagccagtattgctcgcgactatggaaataccataataACTCCCCGAGAGCTATGCAACAGGatagttgaacaaactgataaataTATCGCAAAATAAAATTTCTGCTTCATATCTAGTGGACAGTACAAAAAAATGTCAGAAGGACTCGAAGAAttgtataataacgccaaaacaatatctggcactcagaaattccacagttttgtgcctattcctggtggCAAAATAGAggcgaaaaggtattctaatttaGAAGATGAACCATGAAcattttccttgtatagaaataatacaaaatagcatgcatgaagacagttttaagacaaatgttttatataaaagaaaataattaattttggaaaattcaatacatgatgttgtggtggttatttcttttcctgatccttcctcagaactaaacaagaaaatagagaagtaataatggaatatttgtttatttgaaaaaaatatcactttggacaaggaaaagtttttctcaaataacttttttccttgaaggcgtccaacttgaatttttgacgataggtagggaacataattacctatctcgGAACAAATTTTCATCCAAATCGAAGATAGGGTTTTTTGTGTAAATCGactctaaatttttaaaatcgattgtttttcagtgtaggaatcgatgaagaattttttctatatttttattcaaaaatttgactgattttgtaaaaattactcctacaacattttttgtaggatgtGTCATTTTTAGTCtaaagccatttgaaaaaattggtaaaaaaaagtttgagccTTTTTAAAGAATAGTCAAAAGTATTTttgtggctttttgtgacaaagtcttgatgtacagaaagttttattaaaatctgagagggtgctgccaacgctgaatacgatttagcgagAAATTCGACATATGggaaattttgtatctttcttcagcttattgccacttggtcaagtctcaccAAGATTAGTTCTTACGTTCAATGTAGTGCTAATTTTATAAATAACTACTCCAATATTCCGATTAACATAGAATCAGTTCACTACTTCATAAAGAAAACAAGGTATATGAGTTCCagaacaaaatatttttctaggAGATatttccatacaaagtttgatgaaaaaatacttcatttaacgcaaattcacGAATGACGGAATACTTGCTATGAAGAAAGAATTTTTCACTTAAGACTTTTAAAATAACTtgatgggatcgaaacaagtataaaaatatattttaacaaaaattaagAACCAAATAGAAAACGTCATGGATAATCGTTGAATCTCGCGcttgatcaagtctccccagttcccctactttttactataaataaaatttttttgggtATACATTGCAAAATACATATGGCATATG carries:
- the LOC131690134 gene encoding calpain-B-like isoform X2, translating into MPVSMRTTIESLVKEFNDSTSNGPKRLHQSRTRFMPIVFGRDGQPQLKKDLRSAEAQDFYELRDRCLRSRTLFEDPEFPSNSSSLSFSGEYRSNIKWLRPSEISKDAVFFENSYSRFDINQGELGDCWLLAAAANLTQDPVLFTRVVPEDNSFRENYAGIFHFRFWRFGQWYDVVIDDRLPTINGNLVYMRSTEKHEFWSALLEKAYAKMFGSYEALRGGSASEAMEDFTGGLTETFDMKDAPKDLFSIIEKGFTNHAMFACSLEPDPNKFEAETPQGLIRGHAYSITMAKMMDIQTPRTKGKIPLLRLRNPWGNNNEWNGAWSDKSPEWTFIPDETKREIGLIFEVDGEFWISYQDFVKYFDRVEICNLSPNCPIVRQRPGYPWKQSSFEGEWAIGSTAGGCRNYPDTFWHNPQYVIHLKDPDKDDKEGKATAIIALMQKNRRSKRNKGIDCLTVGLILYRVTEADLVKKPLPKEFFLRNASTARSTFINLREITCRFRVDPGIYVVIPSTFEPNLEGEFLIRVFSECPNCMSENEDCVGVCDLDPRVASDGNNNQPVLPIDQILPDPVKPNPQREAMERLFVDVAGVDGEVDWMELKLVLDHCFRDDIAVAAKGISRSYRVVQAEAKISKASVIAESEPVCCGLLAILQDWYVNMAGGDNRPEQRTSNDIIVYKESAPLMSEDSSSNGFSKDACRSMVAMLDEDQSGKLGFLEFQKLLTDIARWKAVFKLYDKERTGHLNPFELRAALQSAGYYLNNKILNSLMHRYGSKEGEIWFDDFVTCAVKIKTMIDIFRMKAGDGTNVASFNMDEWIHKTIYS
- the LOC131690134 gene encoding calpain-B-like isoform X1 produces the protein MPVSMRTTIESLVKEFNDSTSNGPKRLHQSRTRFMPIVFGRDGQPQLKKDLRSAEAQDFYELRDRCLRSRTLFEDPEFPSNSSSLSFSGEYRSNIKWLRPSEISKDAVFFENSYSRFDINQGELGDCWLLAAAANLTQDPVLFTRVVPEDNSFRENYAGIFHFRFWRFGQWYDVVIDDRLPTINGNLVYMRSTEKHEFWSALLEKAYAKMFGSYEALRGGSASEAMEDFTGGLTETFDMKDAPKDLFSIIEKGFTNHAMFACSLEPDPNKFEAETPQGLIRGHAYSITMAKMMDIQTPRTKGKIPLLRLRNPWGNNNEWNGAWSDKSPEWTFIPDETKREIGLIFEVDGEFWISYQDFVKYFDRVEICNLSPNCPIVRQRPGYPWKQSSFEGEWAIGSTAGGCRNYPDTFWHNPQYVIHLKDPDKDDKEGKATAIIALMQKNRRSKRNKGIDCLTVGLILYRVTEADLVKKPLPKEFFLRNASTARSTFINLREITCRFRVDPGIYVVIPSTFEPNLEGEFLIRVFSECPNCMSENEDCVGVCDLDPRVASDGNNNQPVLPIDQILPDPVKPNPQREAMERLFVDVAGVDGEVDWMELKLVLDHCFRDDIAVAAKGISRSYRVVQAEAKISKASVIAESEPVCCGLLAILQDWYVNMAGGDNRPEQRTSNDIIVYKESAPLMSGEKSQDSSSNGFSKDACRSMVAMLDEDQSGKLGFLEFQKLLTDIARWKAVFKLYDKERTGHLNPFELRAALQSAGYYLNNKILNSLMHRYGSKEGEIWFDDFVTCAVKIKTMIDIFRMKAGDGTNVASFNMDEWIHKTIYS